CATGAGTACAGCACCACAAGGCCGGGCCCCGTGGTTCGTACAGTTGCACGACAGGCTGGCGGTGGCCGTCGACCAGAAGGTCGGCTGGCAGCGCTTGCCCAAGCCCCTCGCTCTGCTGACCCTCATCGGCCTGCGGGACAACCTGCGCCGCAAGAACCTCTTCGACACCGGCTCCTACCCGTCGTGCAACCTGCCGGACGTCGGCCCCCCGGGCGTGCAAGATCTCACGGGGCGCACGGCCGACGGCACCTACAACGACCTGACCGATCCCCGTATGGGCATGGCTCGTTCACGCTTCGGCCGCAACGTGCCGCCGGACCGAGCCTTTCCCGAACCCGAGCCACGCATTCTCTCCCCGAGCCCTCGCGAGGTGAGCCGGGCCCTGCTGACCCGGCACGCGTTCGTCCCGGCAGAATCCGTCAACACCCTGGTCGCCGCCTGGCTCCAGTTCATGATCAAGGACTGGGTCAGTCACGGGCAGGGCACCATGGACCGTCCCTGGCACATCGATCTGGCCGACGACGACCCGTGGCCCACGCCACCGATGCTCGTGCCGCGGACCATCCCGGACCCCACCCGCGCGGACGGGCACGACGGCCTGCCGCCGACCTTCCTCAACGAGAACTCTCCCTGGTGGGACGCGTCCCAACTGTACGGAAACAACCTGGACGAGCAGCGGTCGCTGCGCACCGGCGAAGGCGGCAGGCTCCGCGTCCCCAACGGCCCACTGTTCCCGGACGACCCGGACAAGGACCCGTCGGGCGTTCCCGGCTTCTGGCTGGGCCTGGCCATGATGCACATGGTCTTCCTGCGCGAACACAACGCGATCTGCGACGCGTTGCACGACGCCTACCCGGCGTGGCCCGACGAGGAGCTCTTCCAACGGGCACGGCTGATCACAGCGGCGCTCATCGCCAAGATCCACACCGTGGAATGGACACCCGCTGTCATCAGCCACCCGACGACCGTCACCGCCATGCACGCCAACTGGTACGGCTTGCTGGGCGAGCGCCTGCACAAGGTGTTCGGCCGTCTCAGCAGGAGCGAGGTACTCAGCGGCATCGTGGGCGGGCGCACAGACCACTTCGGCGTCCCGTACTCGCTCACAGAGGAGTTCGTCGCCGTCTACC
The genomic region above belongs to Streptomyces sp. CG1 and contains:
- a CDS encoding peroxidase family protein, producing the protein MSTAPQGRAPWFVQLHDRLAVAVDQKVGWQRLPKPLALLTLIGLRDNLRRKNLFDTGSYPSCNLPDVGPPGVQDLTGRTADGTYNDLTDPRMGMARSRFGRNVPPDRAFPEPEPRILSPSPREVSRALLTRHAFVPAESVNTLVAAWLQFMIKDWVSHGQGTMDRPWHIDLADDDPWPTPPMLVPRTIPDPTRADGHDGLPPTFLNENSPWWDASQLYGNNLDEQRSLRTGEGGRLRVPNGPLFPDDPDKDPSGVPGFWLGLAMMHMVFLREHNAICDALHDAYPAWPDEELFQRARLITAALIAKIHTVEWTPAVISHPTTVTAMHANWYGLLGERLHKVFGRLSRSEVLSGIVGGRTDHFGVPYSLTEEFVAVYRMHPLIPDDWSFRSAADDSLLQAATFGELTGRQAYDILGKHSLTDLLYSFGTSHPGLVTLHNYPRFLQKFQRPDGKFMDLGAVDILRSREVGVPRYNEFRRQLHLLPAEDFDTLTDNPVWAEELRRVYDGDIERVDLSVGMFAEPRPKGFAFSDTAFRVFVLMASRRLNSDRFLTRDFTPQVYTRTGLDWIENNTMTSVLLRHFPELRAPLRSVDNAFAPWSAAGGPQ